The Amycolatopsis sp. DG1A-15b genome contains the following window.
CCGCGAGCACGAACGGCTCTCCGCCGAGCACGGCGCGATCACCCAGCAGGCGCTGCAGGACCCGCTCACCGGCCTGCCGAACCGGCGCGCGCTGGACGAGAAGCTGCGGCAGCTCGCGTCGTCGGCCGACGCGCAACCGCTGGCGGTCGCGCTGGTCGACCTCGACGGCTTCAAGGGCGTCAACGACAAGCAGTCGCACGCCGAAGGCGACAACGTGCTGCGTGTCGTGGCGAGCACGCTTCGTGACGCCTTGCGCGGCGACGACCTGGTGGCGCGCTACGGCGGCGACGAGTTCATCGTCCTGCTCCCGGGCACGCCCGCGTCGGCGGCGAAGATGGCGCTCGGCCGCGCGGTGAAGTCCGTCTCCAACCTGCCGCACCACCTTTCGCACGGCGTGACGCTGTCGATCGGGCTGGTCTCGCTGCGGCCGCAGGAACGCGGCGAGCAGGTCCTCGCCCGCGCGGACGCGGCCATGTACCAGGCGAAACGCGGCGGCGGCAACCAGGTGGCGTCGGCCAACTCGATGGCCGCGGACCCGGCTGCCGCGTGGGCGAGCGAGGCGCCCCCCACCGACCCCGCGTGGGACGCCGAAGAGCACAGTTAGCAATCCGGCCGGAAGCAGGCGCAGACGGTCGGCGAGCGGGCCCGTTCACCGGCACTCTTTCCGCCGTGGCTGCCGGTCGGATTGCCGATATCCAGCACAGTTAGGATTGGCGCCCGACAGAAGCCATCATTTGGTAACCGTTGGGAGCGCCGTTGACCGGCCCGCTGAGCACGTTGATCCTGGCCGCGGGTGAAGGCACCCGCATGCGTTCCGCGACGCCCAAGGTGCTGCACCCGATCGCCGGGCGGCCCCTGGTCGAGCACGCCGTCCGGGCCGCCGCCGGCCTGAACCCCGAACACCTCGTGGTGGTCGTCGGGCACGGCCGTGAAGCGGTCGGCGAACGGCTGGCCGCGGTCGGGGAAGCGCTCGGGCGCACCGTCGGCACCGCGGTGCAGGCCGAGCAGAAGGGCACCGGCCACGCCGTGTCCTGCGCGCTCGCGACCCTGCCCGCCGACCTCACCGGCACCGTGCTCGTCAGCTACGGCGACGTCCCGCTGCTCGACACCGCGACCCTGGGTGCGCTGCTCGACGAGCACACCGAGGCGAAGAACGCGGTCACCGTGCTCACCTCGGTGGTCGCCGACCCGGCTGGCTACGGCCGGATCGTGCGCGACAGCGCGGGCAAGGTCACCGGGATCGTCGAGCACAAGGACGCCACCCCGGAGCAGGCGGCGATCACCGAGATCAACTCGGGCGTCTACGCCTTCGACGCGGCGGTGCTGCGCGACGGCCTTTCGCGCCTCTCGACCGACAACGCGCAGGGCGAGCTCTACCTCACCGACGTGCTGGGCATCGCGAACGGCGACGGGCTGCACGTCGGCGCGCTGGTCGTCGACGACCCGTGGCTCACCGAAGGCGTCAACGACCGCGTGCAGCTGTCGGCGCTCGGCGCCGAGCTCAACCGCCGGATCGTGCAGCGCTGGCAGCGCGAGGGCGTCACGATCACCGACCCGGCCACGACCTGGATCGACGCCGGCGTCACCCTCTCCCGTGACGTCGTCATCGAGCCCGGCGTGCAGCTGAAGGGCACGACGTCGGTCGGCGAGGGCAGCACGGTCGGCCCGGACAGCACGCTGACGAACGTCACCATCGGCGCGGGCGCCTCGGTGGTCCGCGTGCACGGCTCGGACTCGGAGCTCGGCGACGGCGTCAACGTCGGCCCGTTCACCTACCTGCGGCCGGGCACGAAGCTGGGCGTCCAGGCGAAGCTCGGGGCGTTCGTCGAGACGAAGGCCGCCGACATCGGCGCCGGCACGAAGGTGCCCCACCTGACCTACGTGGGTGACGCCACGATCGGTGAGCACAGCAACATCGGCTGCTCCAGTGTGTTCGTGAACTACGACGGCGTGCACAAGCACCGGACCGTTATCGGGTCGTATGTCCGGTTGGGCGCGGACAACACCTTCGTCGCCCCGGTGCACATCGGTGACGGCGCTTACAGTGGTGCGGGTGCCGTGATCCGCGAAGACGTCCCGCCGGGCACACTCGCGGTGTCGGCGCCGCCGCAGCGCAACATCCAAGGCTGGGCGATCCGGCGCCGGCCGGGTACGCCCGCGGCGGAGGCGGCCCAGGCCGCCCTCGACGCCGATTCAGCAGCAGGAACCGACGGGGAGTCGCCAGCATGAGTCCGAAGCAAGGGACGCCGAAGAAGAACCTGATGCTCTTCTCCGGACGCGCGCACACGGAGCTCGCCGAAGAAGTGGCCCAGCACCTCAACGTGACGATCACCCCGCAGACGGCGCACACGTTCGCCAACGGCGAGCTGTTCGTCCGGTTCGAGGAGTCCGTCCGCGGCACCGACGCCTTCGTCATCCAGGCGCACACCACGCCCATCAACGAGTACGTGATGGAACAGCTGATCATGGTGGACGCGCTCAAGCGGGCGAGCGCGAAGCGGATCACCGTGGTGATGCCGTTCTACCCGTACGCGCGCCAGGACAAGAAGCACAAGGGCCGCGAGCCGATCTCGGCGC
Protein-coding sequences here:
- the glmU gene encoding bifunctional UDP-N-acetylglucosamine diphosphorylase/glucosamine-1-phosphate N-acetyltransferase GlmU, with the translated sequence MTGPLSTLILAAGEGTRMRSATPKVLHPIAGRPLVEHAVRAAAGLNPEHLVVVVGHGREAVGERLAAVGEALGRTVGTAVQAEQKGTGHAVSCALATLPADLTGTVLVSYGDVPLLDTATLGALLDEHTEAKNAVTVLTSVVADPAGYGRIVRDSAGKVTGIVEHKDATPEQAAITEINSGVYAFDAAVLRDGLSRLSTDNAQGELYLTDVLGIANGDGLHVGALVVDDPWLTEGVNDRVQLSALGAELNRRIVQRWQREGVTITDPATTWIDAGVTLSRDVVIEPGVQLKGTTSVGEGSTVGPDSTLTNVTIGAGASVVRVHGSDSELGDGVNVGPFTYLRPGTKLGVQAKLGAFVETKAADIGAGTKVPHLTYVGDATIGEHSNIGCSSVFVNYDGVHKHRTVIGSYVRLGADNTFVAPVHIGDGAYSGAGAVIREDVPPGTLAVSAPPQRNIQGWAIRRRPGTPAAEAAQAALDADSAAGTDGESPA